A region from the Vibrio sp. SS-MA-C1-2 genome encodes:
- the ettA gene encoding energy-dependent translational throttle protein EttA, whose protein sequence is MAEYVYTMSRVSKIVPPKRQIIKDISLSFFPGAKIGVLGLNGSGKSTLLRIMAGIDSEFEGVARPQSNLKIGYLPQEPVLDEEKTVREIVEEAVADVKDALTALDQVYAAYAEPDADFDELAKKQGELEALIEVKDGHNLENALERAADALRLPEWETKIKVLSGGERRRVAICRLLLDHPDMLLLDEPTNHLDAESVAWLEHFLCEYNGTVVAITHDRYFLDNAAGWILELDRGEGIPWEGNYSSWLEQKDERLKQESSQERAHQKTIEKELEWVRSNPKGRQAKSKARMARFEELNTSDYQRRNETNELFIPPGPRLGDKVIEVNNLTKSFNDRVLIDDLSFSMPKGAIVGIIGANGAGKSTLFNMLSGTEQPDSGSIVLGETVQLASVEQFRDSMDDSKTVFDEISEGQDILRINNFEIPARAYVSRFNFKGSDQQKRIGDLSGGERNRVHLAKLLKAGGNVLLLDEPTNDLDVETLRALEEALLEFPGCVMVISHDRWFLDRIATHIIDYRDEGEVSFYEGNYSEYIEWLKKTHGAQAAEPHRIKYKRIKK, encoded by the coding sequence ATGGCTGAATACGTTTATACAATGTCTCGGGTGAGCAAAATCGTGCCACCTAAACGACAAATTATTAAAGATATCTCCCTTAGTTTCTTTCCTGGCGCCAAAATCGGTGTTTTAGGCTTAAATGGTTCAGGTAAATCAACCTTACTTCGCATAATGGCGGGTATCGACTCTGAATTTGAAGGTGTGGCTCGTCCACAATCTAACCTTAAGATCGGTTACCTTCCTCAAGAACCAGTACTAGATGAAGAAAAAACGGTTCGTGAAATTGTTGAAGAAGCGGTTGCGGATGTAAAAGATGCATTAACGGCATTAGATCAAGTTTATGCAGCGTATGCTGAACCTGATGCTGACTTTGATGAATTAGCTAAAAAGCAAGGTGAACTTGAAGCGCTGATTGAAGTGAAAGATGGTCATAATTTAGAGAATGCGCTAGAGCGTGCCGCAGATGCACTTCGTCTTCCTGAGTGGGAGACTAAAATTAAAGTACTTTCTGGTGGTGAACGTCGTCGTGTGGCGATCTGTCGTCTACTGCTTGATCATCCAGATATGTTACTTCTTGATGAACCAACCAACCACTTAGATGCAGAATCTGTTGCTTGGCTTGAACACTTCTTATGTGAATATAACGGCACGGTTGTGGCGATCACCCATGACCGTTATTTCCTAGATAACGCTGCGGGTTGGATCCTTGAGCTTGACCGTGGTGAAGGTATTCCATGGGAAGGAAACTATAGCTCTTGGCTTGAACAGAAAGATGAACGTTTAAAGCAGGAATCTTCTCAAGAGCGAGCGCATCAAAAAACCATCGAGAAAGAACTTGAGTGGGTTCGCTCAAACCCTAAAGGTCGTCAAGCGAAAAGCAAAGCACGTATGGCACGTTTTGAGGAGTTAAATACCTCTGACTACCAACGTCGTAATGAGACCAATGAACTGTTTATTCCACCTGGCCCACGTCTAGGCGATAAGGTTATTGAAGTCAATAATCTAACTAAATCATTTAATGATCGTGTCTTGATCGATGATCTATCATTTAGTATGCCAAAGGGTGCCATTGTCGGTATTATCGGTGCCAACGGTGCAGGTAAATCGACGCTTTTCAACATGCTTTCTGGTACTGAACAACCTGACTCAGGTTCTATTGTATTAGGTGAAACTGTACAGCTTGCTTCTGTTGAGCAGTTCCGCGATAGCATGGATGACAGCAAAACTGTCTTTGATGAGATCTCTGAAGGTCAAGATATTCTACGTATCAATAACTTTGAAATTCCGGCGCGAGCTTATGTCTCTCGCTTTAACTTCAAAGGCTCAGATCAACAGAAGCGTATTGGCGATCTTTCTGGTGGTGAGCGTAATCGTGTCCATTTAGCGAAACTGCTAAAAGCGGGCGGTAACGTCTTGTTACTCGATGAACCGACTAATGACCTTGATGTCGAAACGCTACGAGCACTCGAAGAAGCGCTACTTGAGTTTCCTGGTTGTGTCATGGTTATTTCGCATGACCGTTGGTTCCTTGACCGCATTGCTACTCACATTATCGATTACCGCGATGAAGGTGAAGTGAGCTTCTACGAAGGTAACTATTCTGAATATATTGAATGGTTGAAGAAAACTCACGGCGCACAAGCTGCTGAACCTCACCGTATCAAATATAAGCGTATTAAGAAGTAG
- a CDS encoding transglycosylase SLT domain-containing protein produces the protein MRHYRTLIKALLTSAIILSPSATSSINKNQHYRDLYHQAIESISAGDYQTYQTQLTRLQSYPLTPYLEYRELLTRLGSVDRPEVEAFIEKHRTMPFINSLRQSYLAQLVREDKWSEFLAFQPKEPTSGWLKCRYYQAKAETGAFDQAWQGAEKLWLTGKSTNKTCNQLFDLWSKAGERDDDIILERMLLVFNEGNSSRLKYLSKMLSQQQKEQGDQTKRLFTNPSLVGEFASDNQVTPFTQELTLTAFKRLSRQKPQVAVDLFDQVATKQQLTSKQKQYINDYLARQLIRAEEPELIAWRDQAITKTSSLPLIEQRIRLAIEQGELLEAKTWINKLPEKEQSSLRWTFWQAKAAETNNDIKTATILYQSMLGERNFYSAMAAFILNKPIEYPIQLAPLINKKSRILLNPDKVNALARVDELLDANKILAAKREWEYLLTLSTSEEMVELAAYAAEQKWSHFTVQATIRGKMWDYMDLRFPLGYHWLFDFFAKENQLSPPMLMALARQESALYSHAQSYVGARGLMQLMPATAKETAKKLKHPYKGPLSLRDPTENIRLGSAYIKEMLGRYDDNRILAFASYNAGPGRVSRWLKRTDSQVDIYSFIESIPYKETRGYVQNVLMFELYYSRRLGLDHQFLSNSELKRRY, from the coding sequence GTGAGACATTACCGAACATTGATAAAAGCATTGTTGACGAGCGCGATTATTCTTTCTCCTAGTGCGACTTCAAGCATCAATAAAAATCAGCATTATCGTGATCTTTATCATCAAGCCATTGAGTCTATCTCTGCGGGTGATTATCAAACCTATCAAACTCAATTAACGCGCTTACAAAGTTACCCATTAACCCCGTATTTGGAATACCGAGAGCTTTTAACTCGTTTAGGTAGTGTTGATCGCCCAGAGGTTGAAGCTTTTATCGAAAAGCATCGGACAATGCCTTTTATTAATTCATTGCGTCAAAGTTATCTTGCTCAATTAGTGCGGGAAGATAAATGGAGTGAGTTCCTCGCTTTTCAACCGAAGGAACCGACAAGTGGCTGGCTTAAGTGTCGTTATTATCAAGCCAAAGCCGAAACAGGGGCATTCGATCAAGCGTGGCAAGGCGCGGAAAAACTGTGGTTAACGGGAAAGTCGACGAATAAAACCTGCAATCAGTTATTCGATCTCTGGAGCAAAGCCGGTGAGCGAGATGATGATATTATCCTTGAGCGTATGCTATTAGTCTTTAATGAGGGAAACAGTAGCCGCTTAAAATATCTCTCTAAAATGTTATCTCAACAGCAAAAGGAGCAAGGTGATCAGACTAAAAGGTTATTTACCAATCCAAGCTTAGTGGGGGAGTTTGCGAGCGATAATCAAGTGACGCCTTTCACTCAAGAATTAACACTCACTGCGTTTAAGCGCCTTTCTCGTCAAAAGCCTCAAGTTGCGGTTGATCTGTTTGATCAAGTTGCTACGAAACAACAACTCACTAGTAAGCAAAAACAATATATTAATGATTACCTAGCTCGCCAATTAATAAGGGCTGAGGAGCCTGAATTAATTGCGTGGCGTGATCAGGCGATTACAAAAACGTCGTCCCTACCTTTAATTGAGCAGCGTATTCGGTTGGCGATTGAACAAGGTGAGCTTTTAGAGGCGAAAACATGGATTAATAAACTACCAGAAAAAGAGCAAAGTTCACTCCGTTGGACATTTTGGCAAGCAAAAGCAGCAGAAACAAATAATGATATAAAAACGGCAACCATACTTTATCAATCGATGTTGGGTGAGCGAAATTTTTATAGTGCGATGGCGGCATTTATTTTAAATAAGCCTATTGAATATCCAATCCAGCTGGCACCGTTAATTAATAAAAAAAGCCGTATTTTATTAAATCCAGATAAAGTTAATGCACTGGCTCGTGTTGATGAACTGCTTGATGCAAATAAAATTTTGGCAGCAAAAAGAGAGTGGGAATATTTATTAACGTTAAGTACATCAGAGGAGATGGTTGAGTTAGCTGCTTATGCTGCGGAACAAAAATGGTCCCACTTTACAGTACAAGCAACGATTCGTGGAAAAATGTGGGATTATATGGATCTTCGTTTCCCTCTTGGTTACCACTGGTTATTTGATTTTTTTGCGAAAGAGAACCAACTTTCTCCACCTATGCTTATGGCATTAGCGCGTCAAGAGAGTGCGTTATATAGCCATGCACAATCTTATGTTGGAGCTCGAGGCTTAATGCAGTTGATGCCAGCAACGGCAAAAGAGACCGCTAAAAAACTCAAACACCCTTATAAAGGACCATTAAGCCTAAGGGACCCAACAGAAAATATTCGTTTAGGGAGTGCCTATATTAAAGAGATGCTCGGTCGTTATGATGATAATCGTATTTTGGCTTTTGCCTCTTATAATGCTGGGCCAGGACGAGTAAGTCGTTGGTTAAAACGTACCGATAGCCAAGTGGATATTTATAGTTTTATCGAGTCAATTCCTTATAAAGAGACGCGAGGTTATGTACAAAATGTGCTGATGTTTGAACTTTATTACAGTCGCCGACTTGGTTTAGATCATCAATTTCTCTCTAACTCCGAGTTAAAACGACGCTATTAA
- the trpR gene encoding trp operon repressor, with product MSTEPTYKEWEQISTLLKTAIAEEKEDLFLKVLMTQDERSALITRINIINELLRGELSQRQISQMLGVGVATITRGSNELKQQSDQSKAWLSQLLDESK from the coding sequence ATGTCAACTGAACCAACATATAAAGAATGGGAACAGATATCGACACTGTTAAAAACAGCAATTGCAGAAGAGAAGGAGGATCTCTTTCTTAAAGTTTTGATGACTCAAGATGAGCGCTCAGCTTTAATCACTCGGATTAATATCATTAATGAGTTATTAAGAGGTGAATTAAGCCAACGTCAAATTAGCCAGATGCTTGGTGTTGGTGTTGCGACGATTACTCGTGGTTCAAATGAGTTAAAACAGCAATCTGATCAATCTAAAGCGTGGTTATCTCAACTGTTAGATGAGAGTAAATAA
- the yjjX gene encoding inosine/xanthosine triphosphatase translates to MFNIVVSSLNPAKFSAVEAAFKQVFPDIELNIEGVSVNSGVPDQPMNNEETLLGANNRVDNAILAKPNADFYVGLEGGIDNQTTFAWMVIESATKKRSQSRSASLPLPPKAIDMVHGGLELGDVMDIMFQQKNIKQKGGAMGLLTDGVLSRSAVYHQALILALVPFIHPELF, encoded by the coding sequence ATGTTTAATATTGTCGTCTCATCCCTTAATCCCGCAAAATTTTCAGCTGTTGAAGCGGCTTTCAAACAGGTATTTCCAGATATTGAGCTCAATATCGAAGGTGTGAGTGTGAATAGTGGCGTACCTGATCAGCCCATGAATAATGAAGAGACGTTATTAGGTGCCAATAACCGAGTAGATAATGCCATTTTAGCGAAGCCAAATGCTGACTTTTATGTTGGTTTAGAAGGCGGTATAGATAATCAGACCACATTTGCTTGGATGGTAATTGAATCTGCAACAAAAAAACGCAGTCAATCTCGTTCAGCGTCTTTACCTTTGCCCCCTAAGGCCATTGATATGGTTCATGGCGGATTAGAACTTGGTGACGTAATGGATATTATGTTTCAGCAAAAAAACATCAAACAGAAAGGTGGTGCGATGGGATTGTTGACCGATGGCGTTCTAAGTCGCAGTGCCGTTTATCATCAAGCACTTATTTTGGCTTTAGTGCCATTTATTCATCCGGAACTATTCTAA
- a CDS encoding permease has translation MSPEFIEMAKNAANMFAFLATELIILFLGISYLVGILQEFITPEKVQSILSSRKGKGYIIAALLGAITPFCSCSTIPFLKGLLRARAGFGPMMVFLFSSPLLNPIIIGLFVVTFGWKVAVFYFAIALIVSVTAGYVLEKLGFERYVRKEAYDSSIAEPSCCDSTPAKKAEPVAETSCCAPSKPEPVAATSCCAPSKPEPVAATSCCGTSEPAPVETSCCGDTPAAASEAKPVGRWLRIWQGTWSDFKQVLPYLLIGILLGSFIYGFIPTDLIAKYAGEGNWYAIPVAAIIGIPLYIRAEAVIPLSAALVQKGMALGSVMALIIGSAGASLTEVILLKSIFKNQMIAAFLFVIISMAIGAGYLYTFIFG, from the coding sequence ATGAGTCCTGAATTTATCGAAATGGCTAAAAATGCAGCCAATATGTTTGCATTCTTAGCAACTGAATTAATTATCCTATTCTTGGGTATTAGTTATTTAGTGGGTATCCTACAAGAATTTATTACCCCAGAAAAAGTGCAATCAATTTTAAGCTCAAGAAAAGGCAAAGGCTATATCATTGCTGCCCTTCTTGGTGCGATTACCCCTTTTTGCTCATGTTCAACCATTCCATTCTTAAAAGGGTTATTACGTGCAAGAGCGGGTTTTGGCCCAATGATGGTCTTCTTGTTCTCAAGTCCACTACTTAACCCAATTATTATCGGTCTATTTGTGGTGACATTTGGCTGGAAAGTTGCGGTATTTTACTTTGCTATCGCCCTGATTGTGTCAGTAACTGCAGGCTATGTGCTAGAAAAATTAGGTTTTGAGCGTTATGTACGCAAAGAGGCTTATGATTCTTCAATTGCTGAGCCAAGCTGTTGTGATAGCACGCCAGCTAAAAAAGCAGAACCTGTCGCTGAAACAAGCTGTTGCGCACCAAGCAAGCCAGAGCCAGTAGCGGCAACGAGCTGTTGTGCACCAAGTAAGCCAGAGCCAGTAGCAGCAACAAGCTGTTGTGGAACCAGTGAACCAGCCCCTGTTGAAACCAGTTGTTGTGGCGATACTCCAGCAGCGGCTTCAGAAGCAAAACCTGTTGGTCGTTGGTTACGCATTTGGCAAGGTACTTGGAGTGACTTTAAACAGGTACTTCCTTATTTGTTAATTGGTATCTTACTAGGTTCATTTATTTATGGCTTTATTCCAACTGATTTGATTGCTAAATATGCTGGTGAAGGTAATTGGTATGCAATTCCAGTGGCAGCGATTATCGGTATCCCACTTTATATTCGTGCTGAAGCAGTGATTCCATTAAGTGCAGCTTTAGTGCAAAAAGGGATGGCATTAGGTTCAGTTATGGCGTTGATTATTGGTAGTGCCGGAGCAAGTTTGACGGAAGTTATCTTGCTGAAGTCTATCTTTAAAAACCAGATGATAGCAGCATTCTTATTTGTCATTATTTCTATGGCAATTGGTGCAGGTTACCTTTACACGTTCATCTTTGGATAA
- a CDS encoding YhgN family NAAT transporter, whose translation MDILSAAVTLFLIMDPMGNLPIFSSVLRHLPKKRRRIVLIRELLIALVIMLVFLYGGEAILSFLGLQQEAILLSGAIILFIISLKMIFPSGDSEGGGFGGAAGEEPLIVPLAMPMLAGPSIIATLILFAHQDTTRMGDWTIAVVLAWGASAVILSLGEFFEKLVGEKGLTALERLMGMVLLMISIQMFLNAIESYIKYLAL comes from the coding sequence ATGGATATTTTATCTGCTGCCGTTACACTTTTCTTGATTATGGATCCAATGGGTAATTTACCTATTTTTTCCTCTGTTCTAAGGCATCTACCCAAAAAACGTCGCCGTATTGTATTGATACGAGAGCTGTTGATTGCATTAGTGATCATGCTTGTATTTCTATATGGAGGCGAAGCAATATTATCTTTCTTAGGCCTCCAACAGGAAGCGATACTTCTATCTGGTGCCATTATACTGTTTATCATTTCGCTAAAAATGATTTTCCCTTCTGGTGACTCTGAGGGAGGTGGTTTTGGTGGTGCGGCAGGTGAAGAACCATTAATTGTGCCATTAGCAATGCCTATGCTTGCTGGCCCATCTATTATTGCAACCCTTATTTTATTTGCTCACCAAGATACGACTAGAATGGGGGATTGGACGATTGCCGTTGTTCTAGCTTGGGGAGCTTCAGCTGTCATTCTTTCTCTAGGTGAGTTCTTTGAAAAGCTTGTCGGGGAAAAAGGTTTAACGGCTTTAGAACGTTTAATGGGAATGGTGCTACTTATGATCTCTATTCAAATGTTCCTGAATGCGATTGAGAGTTATATTAAATATCTTGCGTTATAG